CGTGTCGCCGTCAGTGCGAAGATCGAGTTTGAAGGAGCGCGGACCATGATTCTCAAGGCGCAGGAGAAGGTGGAATCGATGTGCAAGCTGTCCTTGGCCGCACGCGTTATCAGTGAGAGGCAGATTTGGCAACTGTTTGCGCCAAGCTGACTTTGCGTGTGAAAGCGCCACCACGGGTTTCCTCTCGCAAACGACAGAGCGCGAAGGCTCCATTCAACTTTCACTTCAACGTGCACATCTGGCTCCGACTTCATGATGGGCTTGTCCGTCAGATCGCACCGATGACACTGGTACAGTTGCCATAAATGTCCAGCGCACCGAACAGAAGGGTTCCAGCGCACCGAACACAAGAACACCGACAGACAGCCAAAAGCAAACAGTTTATGCAAGTAGACGCCCCACGGCAAACAAAAGATGATCCGGAGGCGCCGCTTTCTGTGCCTTATCTAAATCAGCTAGAATCCGGTCTTGCTTGATCTGCACAGCCAACTGGCAACAAACTTGTCTTCGAGCCGCACAACAACCTGGAGCCCAACATTGGCGGAGAAGCTCTCACCGATGTTCGAATCGGCCTGACGGTGCACGTCCGGCTGCGCACATCATGCTAACCCCCAAGCGCAAGAGAGCTGCAAGCGGCGTTCGTCCCAAGCTGAGCAAGGCGTTCCTCGCAGCTCCAGGAGGCCTTGATGAGCTGGCTACTGCCCATCATCGACGCAGTCGTGACGAATTGGTCGGATTCGATGAAAGCGATTTCAGCGATGAGGAtagggaagaggaagaatggCGACCTACCGTGAAGGTCAGttctgctcttctccaccaaCAAGACTGGCTTTATACTTACTGATACGCAGGCGAAGAGGCGAGCTCCGAAATCGATCGCAATATCCAAGGAGGAAATTGAGAGGGTTGACGCAGCTGTGCCTTGCCACGGAAAGTTTCTGCAAAAGCAAGTATACAACGGGGCACATCGAAGCCGACCTCGCCTTGCTGCTTATGTCGAGTTCCCCGATGTTCGCGACTTGGACGGCCACATGCTTACAGCGGCTTTCCTGCCGGCGTATGCTGTATTCAAGGAAACCGGGCTTGTGCCATTCAAAGACATCGTAAGCGTTTTGCAAGATCCAGCGCGGCTTGACGAGCGTGAGGAGCTGGTCAACGACCTCGCTCGAGCTCTCGAGAAAAGGCGAGCGAAAAGAGATGGGAACGCAGAAATTTTGGGCGATGCAATATGGTGGCTTGTTTACAAAAGCGCTGATGTCAAGTACTGGTCTCGGGAAGAACAAGACGACGCACTCGACATTGCTCACGAAGCACTGAGAAACTGGTACCCAACCATCAATACTCTGCCCAGAAAATACCTGGACAAGAACTCGATATTACCAGTCTGGCAACACGAGTTGGATCCTCAGCCTGAGGTAGAGCAATACAATCGCGCTTTGCAGCTCTTGAGGTGCTGTGAGCGGATGGAGCACGTCGGCTTCAACCAGACCAAGGGCAAGTCCAAGGCGGAGAAATGGGTAGGCGCTTTGCAGGACCGCAGTGTATTGGGATCCAGGCCTGTCAGTAAGGAACTGGTTCCGGACTGGATGAAAGGGCAAGTGGATGGAGACGATCTCTTGGCTGAATCTGAACGAACAGACGAGGAGTGCCAAACGGAAGAGGACATTGATGTCAGTGATGCTACGGCACAGCGCAACCACGTCCAGGCGAGCGAACGAGACCATGTCCAGGAAGATActgacgatgaagaaatcATGGTGGGCATCGAGCAGGGTCAGCCACAAGAGCAACCCGATCATGGCACTACCACGGAACGAGGTATTCCACCAGAAGCACGGATCAAAGGCGAAGACTACACAACACCCATCGTGAtcatcgacgatgacgagatcAAGGTCGAGGACGACACCGCACCGATCGGAGCCCAGCAGGACGACAAATCATCTTCCAAGTCCGCCTGCAGCATTCTGTACATCACCAACAGAAAAATCTCAAGAGCCCGCTGCAGAAACAAAAAATGGTTTGATGAGTGTTGGGAGGAAATGGAATGTTTGGACGCACCCACCAACAACAAGATTGCTACCGCAGACCCACGAGACTGGTTGACAAGCGAGGAGTGGCGTGATGCGGTGCGGAAAGAGCTGCGCTTAGGTACGCATTGGCGCCGAGGTGAGGACGAAGGTCTCGCACTGAAATTGACGGCTCTGCGTCTCCGGGCAGGAGATGAGAAGCTCGATTGCTATGACTGCAAGGCGCGGCAGTTTTGCAGCACGCCCGATCAGGTTTCGGAATTTGTCGACAAGCACCAGAACTGCGAGCTGGAGTACTGCATCGATTTCTTCACCGAGGAAGAAATGGCCAACGGCAACACCAATGACTTGGAGACACTGAACTTGCCATGAGCGGATGAAAACAGCCTTGCAGCGTTTCTTGGAAGGACGAGAGGGATGGCAAAGATCAAAGGAGGCTCGGAGCCCCTTTATGTGTGTCCAAAGCTGCAGGCGCGGTAACCGCGGAACGCGCGTCGCTGCATTGCTTCCGAGAACTCCACGATTGCTGCGAGCGAGTTACATCCAGCTTTGTACCTCGACCGCGATCGATAGCGGTCGCCGAGTGGAGCTGCTCCATAGTTCTACTTTGTCTTTTCCATGACTAAATCGAACCAATTTGGCCGCATAAAATGAAAGCGATAGACATGCCCCTCCAAGACTTGCAGAGTGACTCGTTGGCCTCCGATCGCGTTACGCTCAATCATTTAGTCGAGTTGTCCATCGATCACGGCCTCCGTCACATCAGTCCCAACCAGCGCATCAGAAGGTGTCTGTGTCGAGGCACTGCTGTAGACCTGTGACCAGGGGCGTCAATCTGACTAGACTCGCATTCAGTTGCCATTCGCAAAACGGGGCTCCGTGACTAGATTCTAGCCTGCCTGCCTCGTTGGTCCAAGCAAGTGGTGCAAAGAGACTCTGTGCGCATTCCGAAAGTGAAATGGCATCTTTTTCACGCTACCATAGACTGAAGCCTCAGCAAGCCTGATAGATGCTCGTGCTTAGCACAAGTGCGTTGTCCGTCTATCATTCTAGCTCGATGGAGCTAGCAGGCCTCGTCAGTCGAGACTGCGAACAGAGGCTATTGACTGATGATAACTTCAGGATTCCCCCACCGCCCTTCAGTGCCACCAACTTGTCTACAATTGTGCCTGGCAACCACACGTTGCCCATCTTTTTTTCTTCGCCGGCTCAACTATCCAGCTTCAAAGATGAAGTCCACGATCCTGCTCACCGTGATCCCCTGCGTATCCGCTTGCAACGCAGCGTCTTGCTTCTCGGCCGGCTACAAAGCGAACGACTGTGTGGAACCGCAAGGATGGTCGTGGACTGTACGCAAAAACGGTCAATCACATCGCAACAGTAAGCTCTTCTAACTGGCGTGAGCGTAGTGCGGAAGGAGCGACGCAGATCCTTCTATGGCTAGGGGACCTCCAGACAATAACTGCGAGTGGAAAGTAACACTTGGACCGTACTTGAAGTCGTACTGCGTGCGTTCTTGATTCTAAAACTTTTCTGCGGCTCGGCCCTGATCCTCTGATATAGTGCGAGTATAACGGAGAGTTCACCATCGACTAGGCGAGTCGTGCAATGGACATGCAAGATCGAACGGCAATCCATCAATCGTCGCGTCTGAACGGTACTCGAGAGAACTGGTAAGACTTTGGCATGTCTTCAACTGGGCTTAGGATCCGGCCATCTGTTCAGTTGGAAACTGTCTCATGCATTTACTCCTTTTGCAAGATTGTAAGCATGATTGTTCTCCGGTCTGACCGACTCAGGTCAAAGGTCAAGTACTTCAGGCCTACATACAATGAAGGAGCTGATGCGGACAGGTGAGCGTGGAGCGAACTTGTCCTCTCCGGCTGGACTCGACAAGAACTTTAACAATGTACAAGATAGTTTGTATTACCGATTTGGAATATTGCAAGATCTCGTTCCAGCACCAACAAGAGACCATTTAGGCTCCTCGATTCAGCATTCCTCAGATGTTTTGCTTATCTATAGCACGATCTGACCGCAGAAGGCATTACGGACAACTTCGACGACCCGGCTATCCTTGGGGAGAGATATAAACGGCTGTCGTTATTGTCCGGAGTCCGAAACGAAAGTGTCGAAGCGCAAGATCCGTTCGCCTCTTTGCGCCAAAAGGTACTGCCGTAACTCCCATTGCTCGGCGAACTTTGAAAATGGCTGATCCCGAGTCAGAACCAGTCTTTGATCGATGAATAATTTGCGGGAAATGACTCCAATCATGATCCGTTCACCACAGGCGCCTTTACCTTGGCACTGCGACTTATTTGTGACTTTCCAATGGTTGCATGTATGCCTACAGTAAGTTAGAGGGTTGGGCTATATGTCCAGACCTGCTAGCACTATAGCTACGGAACATAGGATGATGAGATGACTTTGAGCTTCCGCCCATTGTTGAGAACGAACGACTTCACCAAATATTCTAGGACTTATTGGTGATGGCGAAGGAGCTACGCCACCTCCTGGCAAGGATTGTCCGACAGCGCTCAGGATTTCTCATTCTTCCGATGCTCAGCCGGGTGGCACTAATGACCCCAGGACTGCGCTTTTCGCCATTCTCTCGACAGCTTTCCGTTTCAATCGCGCTCGATACTGGTTGCCATAGAGGGCCACTTTCTGGGGATGCCTCGTGCAATCAGCAAGAGAACGGACACCCCCCGG
This genomic interval from Cercospora beticola chromosome 7, complete sequence contains the following:
- a CDS encoding uncharacterized protein (antiSMASH:Cluster_1), translating into MLTPKRKRAASGVRPKLSKAFLAAPGGLDELATAHHRRSRDELVGFDESDFSDEDREEEEWRPTVKAKRRAPKSIAISKEEIERVDAAVPCHGKFLQKQVYNGAHRSRPRLAAYVEFPDVRDLDGHMLTAAFLPAYAVFKETGLVPFKDIVSVLQDPARLDEREELVNDLARALEKRRAKRDGNAEILGDAIWWLVYKSADVKYWSREEQDDALDIAHEALRNWYPTINTLPRKYLDKNSILPVWQHELDPQPEVEQYNRALQLLRCCERMEHVGFNQTKGKSKAEKWVGALQDRSVLGSRPVSKELVPDWMKGQVDGDDLLAESERTDEECQTEEDIDVSDATAQRNHVQASERDHVQEDTDDEEIMVGIEQGQPQEQPDHGTTTERGIPPEARIKGEDYTTPIVIIDDDEIKVEDDTAPIGAQQDDKSSSKSACSILYITNRKISRARCRNKKWFDECWEEMECLDAPTNNKIATADPRDWLTSEEWRDAVRKELRLGTHWRRGEDEGLALKLTALRLRAGDEKLDCYDCKARQFCSTPDQVSEFVDKHQNCELEYCIDFFTEEEMANGNTNDLETLNLP